A window of the Paenibacillus woosongensis genome harbors these coding sequences:
- a CDS encoding Fic family protein, whose translation MFKPKYSITDHMACKLMDIQRACTVVDLLPLPASILDLLKKESMEKTVILSTKIEGNTLDEAEKRKFLYKDSNEDEEQEVYNLMKALEYLDEAEKRQLPITEEFIKKLHAIIRISHGRKPRISEYREVQNQVGNRNASGFYLPPEWKDVPSLMEDLVAWVNSPETYAIPVPIKSGIFMWQFLTIHPYMDGNGRTARMLATYLLRRSGFGLKGLFVLENFYDRNLAEYYRRLQLGLHHNYYFGRNEADLTPWLEFFIEGLAEVFQEAAAIVGEKSAQIMKVEPELIRKLDPQQRMVFAQLTFKQNTITTSELRDLLRLSDRSIREKVNRWREEGFIEPRDQEAKRVRSVKLTGDYEQLAQEIRKAPEQFPHFIK comes from the coding sequence ATGTTCAAACCTAAATATTCCATTACAGATCATATGGCCTGTAAACTCATGGACATACAACGGGCTTGTACTGTTGTTGACTTGCTCCCATTACCTGCATCGATTCTTGATTTGCTTAAGAAAGAATCGATGGAAAAGACAGTCATTCTTTCAACGAAGATCGAAGGAAATACACTCGATGAAGCAGAAAAACGAAAGTTCCTTTATAAAGACAGCAATGAGGATGAGGAACAGGAAGTTTACAATTTAATGAAGGCATTGGAATACCTTGATGAAGCAGAAAAACGACAACTCCCAATCACAGAAGAGTTCATTAAAAAACTGCATGCCATCATTCGCATTTCGCACGGCCGGAAACCCCGCATTAGTGAATATCGAGAAGTGCAGAATCAGGTTGGCAACCGGAATGCTTCCGGATTCTATCTGCCTCCAGAGTGGAAGGATGTTCCTTCTTTGATGGAGGACCTGGTGGCTTGGGTCAACTCTCCGGAGACCTACGCAATACCTGTCCCGATCAAATCAGGTATTTTTATGTGGCAATTTCTGACGATTCATCCTTATATGGATGGGAATGGCCGTACCGCCCGCATGTTAGCCACTTATCTTCTTCGCCGCAGCGGATTTGGATTAAAGGGTTTGTTTGTGCTTGAAAACTTCTACGATCGAAATTTGGCGGAGTACTATCGTAGGCTCCAATTAGGGCTTCATCACAATTATTACTTCGGCCGAAATGAGGCGGATTTGACTCCATGGCTTGAGTTTTTTATTGAAGGTTTGGCAGAAGTATTCCAGGAAGCTGCCGCTATTGTAGGGGAAAAATCTGCCCAAATAATGAAGGTTGAACCGGAGCTGATTCGTAAACTAGACCCGCAGCAGAGAATGGTATTTGCCCAACTCACTTTTAAACAAAATACCATAACGACAAGCGAGTTGCGGGATCTGTTGCGATTATCCGACCGATCCATTAGGGAGAAAGTTAATCGCTGGCGGGAAGAAGGTTTCATCGAACCTCGTGATCAAGAGGCGAAAAGAGTTCGATCTGTAAAACTGACTGGAGATTATGAGCAATTAGCACAGGAAATTCGCAAGGCACCGGAACAATTTCCGCATTTTATTAAGTAA
- a CDS encoding ATP-binding protein, producing the protein MELRKTSLLFGKIISVDGSKITIKAETLKNKDGKDTLHAEVGAFINCGGYHGDTICTITRVLIQEIERKGSVEENKLVEAAIVGSVDVEGKFTRGVSKLPTINCESYFLSGEQVNQFLGINVDSSGDKQDGESKKFFKVGKRSMQGAGDAYLNLDKLLGRHVAIVGTTGSGKSSTVARIAQSILENYPLPRLIFFDIHNEYKNAFSEQWANKSNCIAWENFSLPYWFLDLDEFISIYYPEAGGTQKMYLKEIIEGLKKESYNGSDQEKVSVDSPIFFDIEALIEKIKEKRDKETADSKKDPFNKMILKIQSIHNDSRFSFLKREAENKISLASYFTELLGLNDKSQRFITVLDLSGLPAEVRTICVGVLARLCFDYRYWDMDPENLPLCLILEEAHTYIPEDTSSKYSLCLERVEKIAKEGRKYGISLIVVTQRPSNISSTVLSQCGTFITLRLTNDLDQNKIKRLLPDLLGDQADILSSLRDGEALITGDAMTLPGKVRFDPPSPKPKSNDVRYHKSWVDGPPPGYSVEDITRWWTIRERNEQKVEHS; encoded by the coding sequence ATGGAATTGAGAAAAACCTCGCTTTTATTCGGAAAGATTATCTCTGTGGATGGCAGTAAAATAACTATAAAAGCGGAAACGCTAAAAAATAAAGATGGCAAAGATACACTTCATGCAGAGGTTGGAGCATTTATTAACTGCGGAGGATACCATGGAGATACAATCTGCACAATTACTAGAGTGCTAATCCAAGAAATTGAACGTAAAGGCTCTGTAGAAGAAAATAAACTCGTAGAGGCAGCAATTGTTGGCAGTGTTGATGTCGAAGGTAAATTTACAAGAGGTGTTAGCAAATTACCTACTATAAACTGCGAATCTTACTTTCTATCTGGAGAACAAGTTAACCAATTTCTAGGTATAAATGTAGATTCTTCAGGAGACAAGCAAGATGGAGAGAGTAAAAAATTTTTTAAAGTCGGGAAGCGTTCCATGCAAGGTGCTGGCGATGCTTATTTAAACTTGGATAAACTGCTGGGAAGACATGTTGCCATCGTTGGAACAACTGGAAGTGGTAAAAGTAGCACCGTTGCCAGAATTGCCCAGTCAATCTTAGAAAATTACCCTCTGCCTAGACTTATTTTCTTTGATATTCATAATGAGTATAAAAATGCATTTTCTGAGCAATGGGCAAACAAATCAAATTGTATAGCATGGGAAAATTTTTCACTACCCTATTGGTTTTTAGATTTAGACGAGTTCATTTCTATATATTATCCCGAAGCCGGCGGAACTCAAAAAATGTATTTAAAAGAAATTATTGAAGGCTTGAAAAAAGAAAGCTATAACGGATCAGATCAAGAGAAAGTTTCTGTCGACAGTCCTATCTTTTTTGACATAGAAGCACTTATTGAAAAGATTAAGGAGAAAAGGGACAAAGAAACTGCAGATTCAAAGAAGGATCCATTTAATAAAATGATATTAAAGATTCAAAGCATTCATAATGATTCTCGCTTTTCATTCTTAAAGCGTGAGGCCGAAAATAAGATAAGCCTTGCTTCATATTTCACAGAATTATTAGGTTTAAATGATAAAAGTCAACGATTTATTACTGTCCTTGATTTAAGTGGTCTTCCTGCTGAAGTAAGAACTATTTGTGTTGGTGTTTTAGCACGATTATGTTTTGACTACAGATATTGGGATATGGATCCTGAAAATTTGCCTTTATGTTTAATCCTTGAAGAAGCTCATACATACATACCTGAAGATACATCTTCTAAATATTCTCTTTGCTTAGAAAGAGTAGAAAAAATCGCTAAAGAAGGCCGAAAATATGGAATAAGCCTTATCGTTGTTACTCAACGTCCATCGAATATTTCATCAACAGTCTTGTCACAATGCGGGACATTTATCACCTTAAGATTAACAAATGATCTTGATCAAAATAAAATCAAACGACTATTACCTGATTTATTAGGTGATCAAGCTGATATACTTTCTAGTCTCAGGGATGGAGAAGCTTTAATCACTGGAGATGCCATGACATTGCCAGGAAAAGTTCGGTTTGATCCTCCCTCACCTAAACCAAAGAGCAATGATGTTAGATATCATAAGTCATGGGTCGATGGACCACCTCCTGGATATAGTGTTGAAGATATTACTCGATGGTGGACAATCAGAGAACGAAATGAACAGAAAGTGGAGCATTCATGA
- a CDS encoding ATP-dependent nuclease translates to MKIKSIQLKGWRSYSNTEGIELKNFKKINIIIGQNNSGKSNLFKYLFRIREMINNAKPQHERKDELGAYDLLNCLPTSIAIQDTWAENGADIHCNIQLDQIKELEQGIEATLHLIKNINLSSHHKIDDQKTCFSIEYENEKYLIEKFIQTNPKILNPNTGEYVNPVEGIGYPKETVIYWKMFADSLVFVDPIRHYSRGSSEPSESDFDGSNIVQEIITLHNEENAKWRQFQKQLEDWLKIILLEPQFHLDPTNEKLRFFLKRGDKEVAAFLENLGTGVSQLIMLLSFLYLNRSRILNVFIEEPESNLHPEAVVQLMKILEENFENHRFFVSTHSSVLIDQLNENWSIHRVIRKEEKPSTILPCTEVVDYYKVLDELGIRPSQLLQSNIVIWVEGPSDRIYLKKWITDNNPYLLEGKHFSFLMYGGANIASYDLIDDKDYINILKTSRYSVIVCDSDKKKEDDPVKERVKKLIERLNAENSLKHYVYIWITSGREIENYIPGELFEQVLFDQFRREFIYVKDETAKRDKIALSFTLDASSLGLYDSFDVFYANKYHLIDGRPLEHSKIIDISNDLSKKKVQIATSIVEKWETKHYDNGTDLKEKLADIIEHIKRANYFGDH, encoded by the coding sequence ATGAAAATCAAAAGTATTCAACTAAAGGGTTGGAGATCATATTCTAATACTGAAGGTATAGAATTGAAAAATTTTAAAAAGATTAATATTATCATAGGCCAAAATAATTCCGGAAAATCAAATCTATTTAAGTATTTGTTTCGAATCAGGGAAATGATAAATAATGCCAAGCCACAACATGAAAGAAAAGATGAGCTAGGAGCGTATGACCTATTAAACTGTTTGCCAACATCAATAGCCATCCAAGATACTTGGGCTGAAAATGGAGCAGACATTCATTGCAACATTCAATTAGACCAAATTAAAGAATTGGAACAAGGAATAGAAGCAACTTTACATCTAATAAAGAATATTAATTTGAGTTCCCATCATAAAATTGATGATCAAAAAACTTGCTTTTCTATTGAATATGAAAATGAAAAGTATCTCATTGAGAAATTCATACAAACCAATCCTAAAATCTTAAATCCAAATACAGGAGAATACGTTAATCCAGTAGAAGGTATAGGTTACCCTAAAGAGACTGTTATATATTGGAAAATGTTTGCAGATAGCTTAGTTTTTGTTGACCCTATAAGACATTATTCACGAGGTAGTTCTGAACCCAGTGAAAGTGACTTCGACGGGAGTAATATAGTTCAAGAAATTATAACTTTACACAATGAAGAGAATGCTAAGTGGAGACAATTCCAAAAGCAACTAGAAGACTGGCTAAAAATAATATTGCTTGAACCTCAGTTTCACCTCGACCCCACTAACGAAAAGCTGAGATTTTTTTTGAAGCGAGGTGATAAAGAAGTAGCAGCATTTCTTGAAAACTTGGGTACCGGTGTATCCCAACTTATAATGTTACTCTCATTTTTATATTTAAATCGTTCAAGAATATTAAATGTATTTATTGAAGAACCTGAAAGTAACTTACACCCAGAAGCCGTTGTTCAACTAATGAAAATTTTAGAAGAGAATTTTGAAAACCACCGTTTTTTTGTTTCAACTCATTCATCAGTATTAATTGATCAATTAAATGAAAATTGGAGCATACATAGGGTTATTCGTAAAGAAGAAAAACCATCTACTATTCTTCCATGTACTGAAGTAGTAGATTATTATAAGGTGTTAGATGAACTTGGTATACGTCCCTCGCAACTTTTACAAAGTAATATAGTTATCTGGGTTGAAGGGCCAAGTGACCGTATTTATTTAAAGAAGTGGATTACAGACAACAATCCGTATCTGTTAGAAGGGAAACACTTTAGTTTTCTTATGTACGGTGGTGCAAATATTGCTAGTTATGATCTAATAGACGATAAAGATTACATTAATATACTTAAGACTAGCAGATACTCAGTAATTGTTTGCGATTCTGATAAAAAGAAGGAAGATGATCCAGTTAAAGAAAGAGTTAAAAAATTAATTGAACGTTTAAACGCGGAAAATTCATTAAAACACTATGTCTACATATGGATTACATCTGGGAGAGAAATCGAAAACTATATTCCTGGTGAATTGTTTGAACAAGTCCTTTTCGATCAATTTAGAAGAGAATTTATTTATGTCAAAGATGAAACAGCAAAGCGCGATAAGATTGCATTATCTTTTACATTGGATGCCTCATCACTAGGATTATATGATTCATTCGACGTATTCTATGCGAATAAGTATCATCTTATTGATGGTAGACCATTAGAACATTCGAAAATTATTGATATATCTAATGACCTATCTAAGAAAAAAGTACAGATTGCAACATCTATAGTAGAAAAATGGGAAACTAAACATTATGATAATGGAACTGACCTTAAGGAAAAGCTTGCGGATATAATTGAACATATAAAAAGGGCTAATTATTTCGGCGATCATTAG